From Candidatus Methanoplasma cognatum, one genomic window encodes:
- a CDS encoding redox-regulated ATPase YchF: MQVGIVGKPNVGKSTFFGAATMAPVEIANYPFTTIEPNKGIAYVRTPCPCRDLGVQCTPHNSACIGGTRMVPIELLDVAGLVPDAWEGKGLGNKFLDDLRQADAFINVVDASGTTNIEGIVVPEGGCDPAEDVVFLRREIALWMREIIKNGLSKIARQAKMQGSKPETILQERLAGLNVTEGQIKEALRHVELPQDPTLWDDEKLLALCIRIREISKLMIIAMNKADISPPENLDKLRKMGDKAVPTLAETELALKKAGAAGLIDYVPGNTGFTVKPGVALTEGQKKALDYMAEKMKEQNGTGVQACLEDCVFKLLDLIAVYPVEDESKYTDHFGRVLPDCFLVPRGSTARDLAYKVHTELGDKFIRAINARTKRTVGADYVLQDGDVVRIVANK, translated from the coding sequence ATGCAGGTCGGCATAGTAGGAAAACCGAACGTCGGGAAATCGACGTTCTTCGGCGCCGCGACGATGGCGCCGGTGGAGATCGCGAACTATCCCTTCACAACGATAGAGCCTAACAAGGGCATCGCATACGTCAGGACGCCGTGTCCGTGCAGGGATCTGGGGGTTCAGTGCACGCCCCACAACTCCGCGTGCATCGGCGGAACAAGGATGGTACCGATCGAGCTTTTGGACGTGGCCGGCCTTGTTCCAGATGCCTGGGAAGGAAAGGGGCTGGGCAACAAGTTCCTGGACGACCTCAGGCAGGCGGATGCGTTCATCAACGTTGTGGACGCAAGCGGGACCACGAACATTGAAGGCATTGTTGTCCCTGAAGGCGGGTGCGATCCCGCGGAGGACGTCGTGTTCCTGAGAAGGGAGATAGCCCTTTGGATGAGGGAGATAATAAAGAACGGTCTGAGCAAAATAGCCAGACAGGCAAAGATGCAGGGAAGCAAACCGGAGACCATACTGCAGGAGAGACTTGCCGGACTGAACGTGACGGAGGGGCAGATCAAAGAGGCCCTGAGACATGTGGAGCTGCCGCAGGACCCGACCCTGTGGGATGACGAGAAGCTGCTGGCACTATGCATCAGGATAAGGGAGATATCCAAACTTATGATCATCGCAATGAATAAAGCGGACATCTCTCCCCCCGAGAACCTTGACAAACTGAGAAAAATGGGCGACAAAGCCGTCCCCACTCTTGCCGAGACGGAACTCGCACTGAAGAAGGCCGGAGCCGCGGGGCTCATAGATTATGTTCCCGGCAATACTGGCTTTACAGTCAAGCCCGGCGTCGCGCTCACCGAAGGGCAGAAAAAGGCCCTTGATTACATGGCAGAGAAAATGAAAGAGCAAAACGGCACAGGGGTGCAGGCATGTCTGGAAGATTGCGTCTTCAAGCTTCTGGACCTCATTGCGGTGTATCCTGTGGAGGACGAATCTAAATACACCGATCATTTCGGGCGCGTTCTGCCGGATTGCTTCCTCGTCCCCAGAGGCTCGACCGCAAGGGACCTTGCATACAAAGTACACACGGAACTCGGGGACAAATTCATAAGAGCGATCAACGCCAGGACAAAAAGGACGGTCGGAGCGGACTATGTGCTCCAGGACGGGGACGTCGTCCGGATAGTGGCGAACAAGTGA